A DNA window from Trichosurus vulpecula isolate mTriVul1 chromosome 2, mTriVul1.pri, whole genome shotgun sequence contains the following coding sequences:
- the PRSS23 gene encoding serine protease 23 encodes MRGTGAVRSMAIMPTLLLCLLCAIKEVIPYSAHWKPTWPAYRVPIILPQSTHNLDKPEFVAEAKLEVSSSCGPQCHKGSPLPTYEEVKQYLSYETLYANGSRTETEVGIYVQRSETESRGRSRMKRQIYGYDSRFSIFGKDFLLNYPFSTSVKLSTGCTGTLVAEKHVLTAAHCVHDGKTYVKGAQKLRVGFLKPKVKDSSRATNASSSAIPDKMKFQWIRVKRTHVPKGWIKGNANDIGMDYDYALLELKKPHKRKFMKIGVSPPAKHLPGGRIHFSGYDNDRPGNLVYRFCDVKDETYDLLYQQCDAQPGASGSGVYVRMWKRQQQKWERKIIGIFSGHQWVDMNGSPQDFNVAVRITPLKYAQICYWIKGNYVDCREG; translated from the exons ATGCGAGGCACGGG AGCTGTGCGCAGCATGGCCAtcatgccaacactcctcctctgcctcctttgTGCCATCAAGGAGGTAATCCCTTACAGTGCTCACTGGAAGCCTACTTGGCCCGCTTACCGAGTCCCCATCATCTTGCCCCAATCCACCCACAATTTAGACAAGCCAGAGTTTGTCGCTGAAGCCAAATTggaagtatcatcttcctgtgggCCCCAATGCCACAAGGGTTCACCTCTGCCAACATATGAAGAAGTCAAGCAATACTTGTCTTATGAAACACTGTATGCCAATGGCAGCCGCACAGAGACGGAGGTTGGCATTTATGTCCAGCGAAGTGAGACAGAATCCAGGGGTCGTTCTCGAATGAAGCGGCAGATTTATGGTTATGACAGCAGGTTCAGCATCTTTGGCAAGGATTTCTTGCTGAACTATCCATTCTCAACATCTGTGAAGCTATCAACTGGCTGCACTGGCACCCTGGTAGCTGAGAAACATGTCCTCACTGCTGCCCACTGCGTTCATGATGGCAAAACCTATGTGAAGGGGGCCCAGAAACTTCGAGTGGGCTTCCTGAAGCCCAAGGTGAAAGATAGCAGCCGGGCCACTAATGCCTCCAGCTCAGCCATTCCTGACAAGATGAAATTTCAATGGATTCGAGTAAAACGCACCCATGTCCCCAAGGGTTGGATCAAAGGGAATGCCAATGACATTGGGATGGATTATGACTATGCTCTTTTAGAGCTCAAAAAACCCCATAAGAGAAAATTCATGAAGATTGGGGTGAGCCCTCCTGCCAAGCACCTGCCTGGGGGCCGAATCCATTTCTCTGGCTATGACAATGACCGGCCAGGAAATCTGGTGTACCGCTTCTGTGATGTCAAAGATGAGACATATGACCTCCTCTACCAGCAGTGCGATGCCCAGCCTGGAGCTAGTGGGTCAGGAGTGTATGTGAGGATGTGGAAGAGACAGCAGCAAAAATGGGAGCGCAAAATTATTGGGATCTTTTCAGGACACCAGTGGGTGGACATGAATGGCTCGCCACAGGATTTCAATGTAGCCGTTCGCATCACCCCTCTTAAATACGCACAGATTTGCTATTGGATTAAAGGAAACTATGTGGATTGTAGGGAGGGGTGA